In Gossypium raimondii isolate GPD5lz chromosome 12, ASM2569854v1, whole genome shotgun sequence, a single window of DNA contains:
- the LOC105764079 gene encoding uncharacterized protein LOC105764079 isoform X1, with amino-acid sequence MGPESSSATPSSSSTPSPSGKRSRDPEDEIYIDNLHSHKRYLSEIMASSLNGLTVGDPLPENLMESPARSETMFYPRDEMSWQYSSMSEDSDDSRFCETPMMSTCLSHSDSRPTSPVSPYRYQRPANGVTSAPSTSSYPLHGNVSTIGCSQPRQRGSDSEGRIPSSPSDICHSADLRRAALLRSVQMRTQPSSPSSFETPVEDREYQIEECSTLGISKPEFSQEKSLHSESG; translated from the exons ATGGGCCCTGAATCGAGCTCCGCaacaccatcatcatcatcgacACCGTCTCCATCTGGGAAACGAAGCAGAGATCCCGAAGATGAGATTTATATCGATAATCTCCACTCTCACAAGCGTTATCTCAGTGAG ATAATGGCATCTAGCTTGAATGGATTAACTGTTGGGGACCCACTTCCTGAAAATCTCATGGAATCTCCTGCTAGGTCTGAAACCATGTTCTATCCCAG GGATGAAATGTCTTGGCAATATTCATCGATGTCCGAAGATTCGGATGACTCGAGATTTTGCGAGACACCTATGATGAGTACTTGTTTATCCCATTCCGATAGCCGGCCTACTAGTCCTGTTTCTCCATACCGATATCAAAGACCAGCGAATGGTGTCACCTCTGCTCCTTCAACTAGTTCATACCCTTTGCACGGGAATGTCAGCACCATCGGTTGTTCTCAGCCACGCCAAAGAGGCTCGGATTCAGAGGGACGGATCCCATCCTCACCGAGTGATATCTGCCACTCAGCTGACTTACGGAGGGCAGCACTCTTGCGGTCCGTGCAGATGAGAACACAACCTTCCAGTCCGTCATCATTTGAAACGCCAGTTGAGGATAGAGAATATCAGATTGAGGAGTGTTCTACATTGGGTATCTCAAAGCCTGAATTTAGCCAAGAGAAATCTTTGCATAGTGAAAGTGGATGA
- the LOC105764079 gene encoding uncharacterized protein LOC105764079 isoform X2 gives MRFISIISTLTSVISIMASSLNGLTVGDPLPENLMESPARSETMFYPRDEMSWQYSSMSEDSDDSRFCETPMMSTCLSHSDSRPTSPVSPYRYQRPANGVTSAPSTSSYPLHGNVSTIGCSQPRQRGSDSEGRIPSSPSDICHSADLRRAALLRSVQMRTQPSSPSSFETPVEDREYQIEECSTLGISKPEFSQEKSLHSESG, from the exons ATGAGATTTATATCGATAATCTCCACTCTCACAAGCGTTATCTCA ATAATGGCATCTAGCTTGAATGGATTAACTGTTGGGGACCCACTTCCTGAAAATCTCATGGAATCTCCTGCTAGGTCTGAAACCATGTTCTATCCCAG GGATGAAATGTCTTGGCAATATTCATCGATGTCCGAAGATTCGGATGACTCGAGATTTTGCGAGACACCTATGATGAGTACTTGTTTATCCCATTCCGATAGCCGGCCTACTAGTCCTGTTTCTCCATACCGATATCAAAGACCAGCGAATGGTGTCACCTCTGCTCCTTCAACTAGTTCATACCCTTTGCACGGGAATGTCAGCACCATCGGTTGTTCTCAGCCACGCCAAAGAGGCTCGGATTCAGAGGGACGGATCCCATCCTCACCGAGTGATATCTGCCACTCAGCTGACTTACGGAGGGCAGCACTCTTGCGGTCCGTGCAGATGAGAACACAACCTTCCAGTCCGTCATCATTTGAAACGCCAGTTGAGGATAGAGAATATCAGATTGAGGAGTGTTCTACATTGGGTATCTCAAAGCCTGAATTTAGCCAAGAGAAATCTTTGCATAGTGAAAGTGGATGA